The following DNA comes from Anaerostipes rhamnosivorans.
TTAGAATGGCTTTTGTGATCTCCTCTTTGTCATCCCCGGGGAAAACCTGGCCGATGATTTCCGCGTCCAGTTCCCGGGCTTTCCTATGAAGCACCGGACCGAACTTATCCTCAATACGGCCCTCCGCAATCTCAGATCCAGTGGTCACGATCCCGATCTTTGCATGCCTAAACGGCAGAACCTGGATCAGCGGCCCCTTTTCTTCACACAATGCCTCAAACTGTCCAAGCATCTCTTCCTCGGCCACCAGAGGGATCACTCTGGTGCCCGCCAGAGGTTTGCCTTCCTCCACGATCTTTCCAGAATGAATGGTAGAAAAACACACATCCTTAAGGCTGTTTAACTCATATAATAAATCAATGTTGATGCTTAAGACTCCCCTGCAGGCTGCCCTGAATTCGATCTTTCCTTCCTTTGGCTCACCGAAGGAGATATTGGCTCCCGCAGCGGCTCTGGCCATACGAAAAGCCGCATCATCCTCATGGACAAAACCTTCTTCCAAGTCCCAGACATAGACATATCGTTTCCCAATATCCAAAAGCTTCTCTATATCTTCTTCTTTTACCACATGTCCTTTTTTAAACGCCCTGCCTTTAAACTTTCCCGGAACGATCTCCGTCATATCGTGGCAGAGCACCATGCCGACGGCATCTGTTACCCTGACTTTTTTCATACGTTCACCTCTTAAGCTGTCCTTTCTCTGCGGCGCATATTAACTGGAGCACACTGCCCCCGATACACCTTGCCTTATCTGAAATTGTGAAACAGTTCTCTCTTTCCCCTGCTCTCGGGTCAATGTCCGCTATTTTAAAGCCTTTGCTGACCGGGTATCCGTCCCGAATCAGTCCCCGCACAATGCCGTCAAGGCTTGCAGGCACCGGTGTCATTTGACCATCCGCTGACTGGATCACCGCTATAAGCTCCCCCTTTTTCACCTGTGCCCCGATCTTTGTGCGTCCGTAAAGGCGGCCTTTCTGCGGGGCGTGGAGAACTCTCTCTTTTCCGTATCCCATGATGGCACCAGGAATCCCTGTGTCCGCCATGGCTGTTCCGTCCGTTATGATCCTTCCCAGATTGTGTCCCCGCATCGTCTCGATGACATAGTCCACATCCAAACCTGCCGTAAAACCCGGTCCCAAACCTATGGTCAGCCCTGCCATGTCCCGCCTGGTCCCCAGATTCCTCTTTGCAAGAATGGCATCCACCACCGCATCCGGTCTGACCGCTCTGATAGAGTCTCCCTTAGGATCTACTAACACCACCGGCTTTTGAGGGCTGACTGTTCCCAGAGCCTCTTTTAAGGTATCCGCGCGTACTGCCTCAAGTCCTTCCACAACTGCCGTCCCTTCATAGACAGCTTCACAAAATGACACCTGCCGGCGGATCGCAGACGGTTTTTCTGTCTCTAATATAAGAACCGGATATCCGGCCCTGCTTAACTGATAGATGGTTCCGGTGGCAATATCGCCCCCGCCCCTGACAATGATTGGCTTCATAACATATGAGGTCCTCTCTTAATAAATTTCCCCTGTTTTATTTTTACCACCCGGCCGCCGTCCGTGACCAGACAGCCTCTTAAGAACACCTTGTCGATGGTCCCTTTGATCTTCGTTCCCTCAAAGGGGCTGTAATCCACATTCTGTTCTTGGCTTTCAGCCGTGATCACATCTTCTCGTTCCGGGTCAATCACGGCAATATCCGCATCGCTTCCAGGCATGATACAACCCTTTTTTGGATAGAGACCGTAAAGCTTTGCCGGATTTTCTGAGAGCACCCGGCACATCTGCTGGGGAGTCAGCAGTCCCTTTCCTACTCCATAAGTATAAAGTAAAACGCCTCTGGTTTCCACCCCCGGCATACCGTTTGGGGTCTTGGTAAAATCATCCCTGCCGAAACCTTTTTGTTTCGTGGTAAAACTGCAGTGGTCCGTGGAGACCGTCTGGATGGTTCCGTTCCTAAGGCCCTCCCACAGTACCTTCTGGTTCTCCTTTTTTCTCAGGGGAGGGGAACATATATAATTCCGCCCTTCTTCTCCGGTTTCATAGAGGGATGAATCCAGGAGAAGATACTGCGGACAGGTTTCTGCAAACACAGTCTGCCCCTTTTTTCTGGCCCGTTCCACCGCGTCCAGCGCTTCTTTGCAGGTGAGATGGACTACGATCACAGGAATACCGATTTCACCGGCAATGGCCAGAAGCCGGTTGACTGCCTCCGCCTCTGCGCCTTCGGGCCTGACTTTCGGATGGACATCCGCCCCCAGATCCCCTTTATTTCTGGCCTCCTCTGTCAGCGCATCGATCATTCCTGAATTTTCACAGTGAACGCCCGTGATGCCGCCGATCTCTTTCATCTTTCTAAGGGCCATAAATATATCATGGTCGTTTAAGATCATATCCGGATATGTCATATACATCTTAAAGGAAGTGATGCCTTCCTCCATCATATGCTCCATGGACTCTGCTGTATTTTTATTCCAGTCGGAGATGGCCATGTGAAAAGAATAGTCGCAGGAGCTTCGGTTGTCAGCCCGCTGATGCCAGTTCTCTAAGGCTTCCTCCAATGTCTCTCCCTTATACTGTGTGGCAAAATCAATGACCATGGTTGTTCCGCCCTTGATGGCGGCTCTGGTCCCCGTGTCAAAATCATCTGCTGTTACGGTGCCTGACACTTCCAACTGAAAATGGGTGTGAGCGTCAATGAAACCGGGAAACAAAAGTTCCCCGGTCACATCCACCAAGACAGCCTCCGGATCATGAAGATCCGGCCCCGTCTCCAATATCTTCTCATCTTCGATCAGAACGTCGGCTTTCTTCATCTGGTCCCCGGACACAATCGTCCCATTTTTCAATAAGTATCTCATCGAAAACCGCCTCCTTCTATCTCTGCTTTATATTCTTTTTCCTTGCATACGGCGTGTTCACGAGAGGAAGCTCCTGCTCAAAAATGCCGTTCTTATTATAGTATGCCGCTGCCACAGCCGGCGCCGTAGGGATAGATGTGATCTCTCCTACCCCGATGGCTCCGCATGCCACCGAAAGTCCCTCTTTTTCTACGATCCGGCTCTCCACCTCGGGCACCTTGTCTGCCCTGAAAAGCCCCAGGGTCCCAAACTTAGCCGTAGGTTTCAGATTCTCATTGATCGGGTACTGCTCCGTCAGGGCAAATCCGAGAGACATGACAACCCCTCCCTCAATCTGTCCTTCCACGGAGAGAGGATTGATGGCTTTGCCCACATCGTGAGCCGCTGTCATCTTCTTTATGGTTCCGTCCTCATTGAGCACACAGACCTGGGTGGCATAACCGTAAGCCACATGGGATACCGGATTGGGTTTGTCGGTCCCCATTGGATCCGTCTTGGCCAGATATTCCCCGTAAAATTCTTCCCCATTAAGATCCGATATATCCTTTCCTCTGACCGCCTCGTTATAGAGGGCACACGCGCGCCTCACCGCCTCACCGGTGACCAGAGTCTGCCTGGATCCTGATGTCGTTCCTGAATCCGGCGCCAGGATCGAGTTGGATGCCTCATAGACGATCTGATCTCTGGAAAGTCCGGTCTGTTCCCCGACGATCTGGACCAGAACGGTTCCGAGCCCCTGCCCGATACAGGACGCGCCGCTTCGGATATGAAGCCTGCCATCCAAAACTTTCAGAATACATCTTCCGGTATCCGGGATGCCCACTCCGACCCCTGCATTCTTCATAGCACAGGCAATGCCGGCCTTCGGGTACTGCTCCATAATATCCCTGACCGCCTCCAGTGTCTCGGCAAGACCTGTGGACTCATCCACCAGCTGTCCGTTGGGAAGCTCCTGTCCGGGGCGGATGGCATTGCGGTAGCGAATCTCCCAAGGAGAGATGCCCGCTTTTTCTGCCATCAGCGTAAGAACCATCTCCAGCCCAAAGCAGCTCTGGGTCACTCCGAATCCACGGAATGCGCCGGCAGGGGGATTATTTGTATAATAAGCCCTGCCCTCGATCTCAAAGTTCTGATAGTTATAAGGGCCTGCCGCATGGGTGCATGCCCGCTGGAGCACCGGGCCGCCCAGAGACGCATAAGCCCCGGTATCTGATATGATGCTTGCCTTTACTCCCTGGATGATCCCGTTCTCATCGCATCCCATGGTAAACTCCATGTCCATCGGATGGCGCTTCGGATGGATTAAAATACTTTCATCTCTTGTTAGCTTTACCTTCACCGGTCTCTTTAAAAGATAGGCTGCCAGTGCCGCGTGATGCTGCACCGTCATGTCTTCTTTGCCGCCGAAGCCTCCGCCTACCAGCTTGTTTTCCACGTAAACCTTTTCCGGGGAGATGCCAAGCATCTCATAACACTCCCGCTGGGTATCATAGACCCCCTGGTCAGAGGAGTAAACCTTCACGCCGTCCTCCTTGTACGGAAAGGCCACCGCGCACTCCGGCTCCAAAAACGCATGTTCCGTCCATGGAGTGTGGAACTTCTTCGTAATCACATACTTGGAATTTTGAATGGCTTTTTCAGCATTCCCTCTTCGCACATGCTCCCTGGCGAGGAGATTGCCATCGCTGTGCACAAGAGGCGCATCCTCCTTCATGGCTTCATATGGATTCCTTACGGGAGTGAGTACCTCATATTCCACTTCCACAAGCTCTTTTGCCTGTTTTAAAGCCTCTTCATTTTCCGCCGCCACAAGAGCTATGGAGTCTCCCAGATATTTGGTGGTGGTACCTTCCGGGATCAACACATACCAATCCCGTTTTAAATGTCCGGTTCTGACACTGCCCGGGATATCTTTTGCGGTCAACACTGCGGCCACCCCCGGAACAGCCAGCGCCTTGGAGGTATCGATGGAGAGTACTCTTGCCCTGGCATATTTTGAGCGAACGGCACTGGCATAAAGCATGCCATCCATCTCCACGTCGTCCGTATACTCCCCGGTGCCCAGAACCTTTTCTCTCACATCCAGGCGGTGCACCCTCTCACCGATCTTCCACTGTCCGTTTTCTTCCGGTACCTTCTTTCCATCCCGGAACAGCTGTGCCGCAAGCTCCACCGCATCGATGATCTTTTTGTATCCTGTGCATCTGCAGATATTATTCCTGAGCGCAAAGGCAATCTCCTGTCTCGTGGGATTCTGATTCACATCCAGCAGTCCTTTGGCACAGATCACCATGCCAGGGATACAGAAACCACATTGGACAGCCCCTGCCTGGCCGAATGCATAGACGAAGATCTCCTTTTCGTCCTCAGGGATCCCCTCCACTGTGAGTATTTCTTTCCCGTCCATCCTGGACATCATGGGAATACAGGCTTTTGTAGCTTTCCCGTCCACCAGCACCGTACAGGTGCCGCAGGCTCCCTGGCTGCATCCGTCTTTAACAGATTTAAGCTTCAATTCATCTCTCAAAAAACGGATCAGCTTCTGGTCTTTGTCTGTACTGTATTGTTTATGGTTAATCGTGCATTGGAACATATCGATCCCTCCATTCTCCCCGCCAATCTACAAAGATTTGATATTTTTAAAATTCTTATCCTTCACCGTAAAATTCAGCGGTATCCTTTTGCGGACTTTTACTTTTTCTTTTTCCTCCGGGATGATCAGGTTCAGCACGACTGTGATCAAGGTTGCCAAAACAACCGCTGATTTTCCAAATACCATCATGACCCAGGAAGGGAACAGTGCCAGAGAATCCGGCGCCAGTGTGACTCCCATGCCTACGGCAACTCCAAGGCCTACAATAGCCGTATTCCGGTTATTGAGCCCTGCCTTTGCGATCAGCTTGACTCCTGTCATAGCGATGGACGCAAACACCGAGATGGTGGCTCCGCCGAGAACACACTGTGGGATTGTGGTCAAAAGAGAAGCAATCTTCGGCAGCAGCCCTGCCGCAAGTATGATGATGGACGCCAGATAAAACACCCTTTTTGCCACTACCTTTGTGGTTCCGACGATCCCTACATTCTGGCTGAAGGTGGCAGTCGGAAGCCCCCCGAACAGGGCACCGAAAATGCTGCCCAGACCGTTTCCGATGATCCCTCCTGACAGTTCCTGATCTGAGGGTTCTCTTCCAAGCCCGCCCTGTGTGGTCGCAGTCAGGTCCCCGATGGCCTGCACCGAATTGACCACAAACAAGATCGACATGGTGATCATAGAGGAAGGCTCAAAGCGGATTCCAAAATGCAAAGGTTTTGGCAGCTGCATCCATGACGCTGACACCACCGGTGTAAAGTCAACCATCCCCAGAATCACTGCGATCACATATCCCACGCAGATCCCGATCAAGATGGCGGAAAGCTTCAGAAATCCCTTGGTAAAATGGCTCAGCCCAACCACAACTGCCAGTGTGATCAGGGCTACCGCCCAGTTCTTCACGCTCCCATAATCTTTGGACCCGGTTCCCCCTGCCATATATCCCACAGCAACCGGATACAGAGAAAGCCCTATGGTAAACACCACAGTTCCCGTCACGATAGGCGGAAACAGGGAACGGATCCTCTTGATAAAAATGCCTACCAGGACCGCGATCACTCCTCCGGTCAGCTGGGCACCAAACAGGGTGGCCAGATCAAATTCCTGAACTACGGCCTGCATGGTCGCCAAATACGCGAAACTGACGCCCATGATAACTGGAAGGCCAGATCCCACTTTGTGATTTAATGATATCAACTGTAAAAATGTTGCCACAGCGGCCACGATCAGCGCCCCCTGCACAAGCACAATCTTATCCTGGGGTGAAATCTCCCCCCGGGATACAGCGATTCCCGCCACGATAATCGCCGGGGTCACGCAGCCCACGATCATAGCCACCACATGCTGCAGAGCCAGAGGGAGCACCTGTTTATAAGGCGGCTTCCCATCGGTTAAAAATAGCTCTTTTACTCCTGTCTTACTCTTAAAACTATCCAACATATCTACTATCT
Coding sequences within:
- the yqeB gene encoding selenium-dependent molybdenum cofactor biosynthesis protein YqeB, with product MKPIIVRGGGDIATGTIYQLSRAGYPVLILETEKPSAIRRQVSFCEAVYEGTAVVEGLEAVRADTLKEALGTVSPQKPVVLVDPKGDSIRAVRPDAVVDAILAKRNLGTRRDMAGLTIGLGPGFTAGLDVDYVIETMRGHNLGRIITDGTAMADTGIPGAIMGYGKERVLHAPQKGRLYGRTKIGAQVKKGELIAVIQSADGQMTPVPASLDGIVRGLIRDGYPVSKGFKIADIDPRAGERENCFTISDKARCIGGSVLQLICAAEKGQLKR
- the hydA gene encoding dihydropyrimidinase, which translates into the protein MRYLLKNGTIVSGDQMKKADVLIEDEKILETGPDLHDPEAVLVDVTGELLFPGFIDAHTHFQLEVSGTVTADDFDTGTRAAIKGGTTMVIDFATQYKGETLEEALENWHQRADNRSSCDYSFHMAISDWNKNTAESMEHMMEEGITSFKMYMTYPDMILNDHDIFMALRKMKEIGGITGVHCENSGMIDALTEEARNKGDLGADVHPKVRPEGAEAEAVNRLLAIAGEIGIPVIVVHLTCKEALDAVERARKKGQTVFAETCPQYLLLDSSLYETGEEGRNYICSPPLRKKENQKVLWEGLRNGTIQTVSTDHCSFTTKQKGFGRDDFTKTPNGMPGVETRGVLLYTYGVGKGLLTPQQMCRVLSENPAKLYGLYPKKGCIMPGSDADIAVIDPEREDVITAESQEQNVDYSPFEGTKIKGTIDKVFLRGCLVTDGGRVVKIKQGKFIKRGPHML
- a CDS encoding molybdopterin-binding protein translates to MKKVRVTDAVGMVLCHDMTEIVPGKFKGRAFKKGHVVKEEDIEKLLDIGKRYVYVWDLEEGFVHEDDAAFRMARAAAGANISFGEPKEGKIEFRAACRGVLSINIDLLYELNSLKDVCFSTIHSGKIVEEGKPLAGTRVIPLVAEEEMLGQFEALCEEKGPLIQVLPFRHAKIGIVTTGSEIAEGRIEDKFGPVLHRKARELDAEIIGQVFPGDDKEEITKAILSFIERGADMVQVSGGMSVDPDDMTPSAIRGCGGEVITYGSPVLPGAMFMLAYVKGIPVVGLPGCVMFSKRTVFDLAVPRILAGERLQKEDFIKMAHGGFCMQCSPCTYPDCGFGR
- a CDS encoding uracil-xanthine permease family protein; translation: MLDSFKSKTGVKELFLTDGKPPYKQVLPLALQHVVAMIVGCVTPAIIVAGIAVSRGEISPQDKIVLVQGALIVAAVATFLQLISLNHKVGSGLPVIMGVSFAYLATMQAVVQEFDLATLFGAQLTGGVIAVLVGIFIKRIRSLFPPIVTGTVVFTIGLSLYPVAVGYMAGGTGSKDYGSVKNWAVALITLAVVVGLSHFTKGFLKLSAILIGICVGYVIAVILGMVDFTPVVSASWMQLPKPLHFGIRFEPSSMITMSILFVVNSVQAIGDLTATTQGGLGREPSDQELSGGIIGNGLGSIFGALFGGLPTATFSQNVGIVGTTKVVAKRVFYLASIIILAAGLLPKIASLLTTIPQCVLGGATISVFASIAMTGVKLIAKAGLNNRNTAIVGLGVAVGMGVTLAPDSLALFPSWVMMVFGKSAVVLATLITVVLNLIIPEEKEKVKVRKRIPLNFTVKDKNFKNIKSL
- the xdh gene encoding selenium-dependent xanthine dehydrogenase, giving the protein MFQCTINHKQYSTDKDQKLIRFLRDELKLKSVKDGCSQGACGTCTVLVDGKATKACIPMMSRMDGKEILTVEGIPEDEKEIFVYAFGQAGAVQCGFCIPGMVICAKGLLDVNQNPTRQEIAFALRNNICRCTGYKKIIDAVELAAQLFRDGKKVPEENGQWKIGERVHRLDVREKVLGTGEYTDDVEMDGMLYASAVRSKYARARVLSIDTSKALAVPGVAAVLTAKDIPGSVRTGHLKRDWYVLIPEGTTTKYLGDSIALVAAENEEALKQAKELVEVEYEVLTPVRNPYEAMKEDAPLVHSDGNLLAREHVRRGNAEKAIQNSKYVITKKFHTPWTEHAFLEPECAVAFPYKEDGVKVYSSDQGVYDTQRECYEMLGISPEKVYVENKLVGGGFGGKEDMTVQHHAALAAYLLKRPVKVKLTRDESILIHPKRHPMDMEFTMGCDENGIIQGVKASIISDTGAYASLGGPVLQRACTHAAGPYNYQNFEIEGRAYYTNNPPAGAFRGFGVTQSCFGLEMVLTLMAEKAGISPWEIRYRNAIRPGQELPNGQLVDESTGLAETLEAVRDIMEQYPKAGIACAMKNAGVGVGIPDTGRCILKVLDGRLHIRSGASCIGQGLGTVLVQIVGEQTGLSRDQIVYEASNSILAPDSGTTSGSRQTLVTGEAVRRACALYNEAVRGKDISDLNGEEFYGEYLAKTDPMGTDKPNPVSHVAYGYATQVCVLNEDGTIKKMTAAHDVGKAINPLSVEGQIEGGVVMSLGFALTEQYPINENLKPTAKFGTLGLFRADKVPEVESRIVEKEGLSVACGAIGVGEITSIPTAPAVAAAYYNKNGIFEQELPLVNTPYARKKNIKQR